The Deltaproteobacteria bacterium genome includes a window with the following:
- a CDS encoding flagellar motor protein MotB, translated as MKHEESESSEVDITDLSSDHGHGGGGDHDESNWLISYADLMTLLVGFFVILLSFSKVDQDEFEKAKQSLSKQFGGNYQKPFADIADKIKNAIDKINAGNQVEIKTNETGVNISFIGTVFFSSGSVDFKNEAKNILNQILPIIKQEASDFGIVIEGHTDDVPLSAGGTYKNNWELSSIRACRVLEYMITFGFSSENVVAVGYGEARPVVPNRDENGIPNPINQSQNRRVIIKLIKNGAQTI; from the coding sequence ATGAAACATGAGGAAAGCGAGTCATCAGAAGTCGATATCACTGATCTCTCTTCCGATCATGGTCATGGTGGCGGAGGTGACCACGATGAAAGCAATTGGTTAATTTCCTATGCTGATTTAATGACTCTTTTGGTCGGTTTCTTCGTTATTCTATTAAGCTTTTCAAAAGTAGATCAAGATGAGTTTGAAAAAGCAAAGCAATCACTATCAAAACAGTTTGGAGGAAATTATCAAAAACCATTTGCAGATATTGCTGATAAGATAAAAAATGCTATTGATAAAATAAATGCTGGAAATCAAGTCGAAATAAAAACAAATGAAACGGGAGTGAACATTTCCTTTATTGGTACTGTTTTCTTTAGCTCAGGGTCTGTAGATTTTAAAAATGAAGCAAAAAACATCTTAAATCAAATTCTACCAATTATAAAGCAAGAAGCTTCGGATTTTGGAATTGTCATCGAGGGACATACTGATGATGTTCCTCTGTCAGCTGGAGGAACATATAAAAACAATTGGGAACTTTCAAGCATCAGAGCCTGTAGGGTTTTGGAATATATGATAACTTTCGGGTTTTCTTCAGAAAATGTTGTTGCCGTCGGATACGGTGAAGCAAGACCTGTTGTGCCTAACAGAGACGAAAATGGCATTCCAAATCCTATCAACCAAAGTCAAAATAGAAGAGTCATAATTAAGTTAATCAAAAATGGAGCTCAGACTATCTAA
- a CDS encoding DUF4339 domain-containing protein, with product MDLDLSNKSHSKKWYVSTNQGCLGPLSTIQLLNMGKKNEINSQNFVWHEGWNDWKAISQVYDLELLYANNDSIELESKVGLKVDSKLGSKAKSEAELENKDSWNSSDEFWKEIHQEIINFSPDEYTRVETISKDKNQCSLNLEVQPAKNINQFKTNKIILFLVLALLACFFIILKFTRGNSYKKSSYREYLEKSLTRNEYRELISAIDESLEKSGPAASIGIINNNERSKGLQIYFAVGTNLQDGTELKLNVWSTPGTLLSLNNVSVESKLFVKDGIAFSPAMYGKEGGPLAEGEYQVMVRCQKCKNMPLEENNLIKNQNEREITLAHKAYFIGGKKDSNYLEELKVIQDQINQKSKGELIEAAQLIGIIRKQFNELRVNQIQLTQGKNNRNRKENQNTYSNWNESDWIQIDEQLFVLIDRWKSLTLHNEVVHKELFGEIDRAYLKLKEIYEIQTKFSFQQKEAKIQYEKIDSLFIQTEKEISSIEKKL from the coding sequence ATGGATTTAGATTTAAGCAATAAAAGCCATTCAAAAAAGTGGTATGTAAGTACTAATCAAGGCTGCTTGGGCCCCCTTTCCACTATTCAATTACTTAATATGGGAAAGAAAAATGAAATTAATTCGCAAAATTTCGTTTGGCATGAAGGCTGGAATGATTGGAAGGCAATATCACAAGTTTATGACCTAGAGCTTCTTTATGCAAATAATGACTCTATTGAATTGGAATCGAAGGTAGGTTTAAAGGTAGATTCAAAATTAGGTTCAAAGGCAAAGTCAGAAGCAGAATTGGAAAATAAAGATTCATGGAATAGTAGCGACGAATTTTGGAAAGAAATCCATCAAGAGATTATAAATTTTTCGCCCGATGAATACACAAGGGTCGAAACAATATCAAAAGACAAGAATCAGTGTTCTTTAAACCTAGAAGTCCAGCCCGCCAAGAATATAAATCAGTTCAAAACAAACAAGATCATTCTGTTTTTGGTTTTGGCTTTATTGGCATGCTTCTTCATCATATTGAAGTTTACAAGAGGAAATAGTTATAAAAAAAGTAGCTATAGAGAATATTTGGAAAAGTCATTGACTAGGAATGAATACCGAGAATTGATTTCAGCCATTGATGAATCATTAGAAAAATCAGGTCCTGCGGCCAGTATCGGAATTATAAACAATAATGAGAGATCAAAAGGTCTGCAAATTTATTTTGCCGTAGGTACGAATTTACAAGATGGAACAGAGCTAAAATTGAACGTATGGAGTACGCCTGGAACACTTTTATCTTTAAACAACGTTTCTGTTGAATCAAAACTCTTTGTTAAAGACGGTATCGCATTCTCCCCTGCTATGTATGGAAAAGAAGGAGGTCCTTTGGCTGAAGGCGAATATCAAGTCATGGTTAGATGTCAGAAATGCAAAAACATGCCTCTTGAAGAAAATAATTTAATAAAAAACCAGAATGAAAGAGAAATCACCTTAGCACATAAGGCCTATTTTATTGGTGGAAAGAAAGACAGCAATTACTTAGAAGAATTAAAAGTGATTCAAGATCAAATTAACCAAAAAAGCAAAGGGGAACTGATTGAAGCGGCTCAATTAATTGGTATAATTCGAAAACAATTTAATGAATTGAGGGTAAACCAAATTCAACTCACTCAGGGGAAAAATAATAGGAATCGGAAGGAAAATCAAAACACCTATTCCAATTGGAATGAGTCTGATTGGATTCAAATCGACGAACAGTTATTTGTATTAATCGATAGATGGAAATCACTAACCCTCCATAATGAAGTCGTTCATAAAGAACTATTTGGTGAAATAGATAGAGCCTACTTAAAACTAAAAGAAATTTATGAAATTCAAACTAAATTCTCATTCCAGCAAAAAGAAGCTAAAATTCAATACGAAAAAATTGATTCGCTTTTTATTCAAACTGAGAAAGAGATTTCATCCATAGAAAAGAAGTTATAG
- a CDS encoding DJ-1/PfpI family protein, protein MKTKGIILTLFFALASIAQMRPLRSGSIFSPVSSQQIPQGTPPNVQQPPIESAQLFMGKRVAILASHGVEESEIVFPYTYLIQRGAQVDILVPDWTPEGIITSRFLMPSLFVKASGTFTQGLLIKYDLVVLTGGAWNAQVVRSDEKALQLVRSQYQKGLPLAAICAGSSVLINAGLTRGFNLTGSPVIKQDLINAGARYQNLPLVIERNLVTSRSPDDLGYFVQGLKQVLVTR, encoded by the coding sequence ATGAAAACAAAAGGCATTATTTTAACTTTATTCTTTGCTCTAGCAAGTATCGCACAAATGCGCCCCCTTCGTTCCGGGAGCATTTTTAGCCCTGTGAGTTCGCAACAAATTCCACAGGGGACTCCACCTAATGTGCAACAACCTCCTATAGAGTCAGCTCAACTTTTCATGGGAAAGAGAGTCGCTATTTTAGCTTCCCATGGTGTTGAAGAAAGTGAAATTGTATTCCCTTACACTTATTTAATTCAAAGGGGGGCTCAAGTGGATATTTTAGTTCCAGATTGGACTCCCGAAGGGATCATTACCTCTCGATTTTTGATGCCGAGTCTTTTCGTAAAGGCTTCTGGGACTTTCACTCAAGGCTTACTGATCAAGTATGATCTTGTGGTGCTTACGGGAGGCGCTTGGAACGCTCAGGTGGTAAGAAGTGATGAAAAGGCCTTGCAACTAGTACGAAGTCAGTATCAAAAAGGTCTGCCTTTAGCTGCTATCTGTGCGGGATCCTCTGTATTAATCAATGCGGGTCTCACTCGTGGCTTTAACCTCACAGGGTCGCCAGTAATCAAGCAAGATTTAATAAATGCAGGAGCTCGCTATCAAAATTTACCTTTGGTTATTGAAAGAAATTTAGTGACGAGCCGTTCACCTGACGATCTTGGTTATTTTGTACAAGGACTAAAGCAAGTCTTAGTAACAAGGTAA
- the infC gene encoding translation initiation factor IF-3, which yields MNKFENRGELKKGGFDRFKKKEDKDGLRVNRDIRAPQIRVIDDSGQMLGVMTVPEALRIAEDKGLDLLEIAPTATPPTCKIMDYGKWKYENKKKQAAARKKQTVIVVKEIQMRPRTDQHDFETKMKHARNFLLDGDKVKINMRFLGRELAHQEFGMNLMKKAVKFVEDLALIETSPRFEGKQMFTLLAPDPLKIKEYEKKNPKVTKEVLPELKDEPEDQEEE from the coding sequence ATTAACAAGTTTGAGAATCGTGGCGAGTTAAAAAAAGGTGGTTTTGATCGGTTTAAAAAGAAAGAAGACAAAGATGGATTACGAGTCAATCGTGATATCCGAGCCCCTCAAATTCGTGTGATTGATGATAGTGGGCAAATGTTAGGGGTAATGACAGTTCCTGAAGCCTTAAGGATTGCAGAAGATAAGGGATTGGATCTTTTGGAAATTGCACCAACTGCAACACCTCCAACTTGTAAGATCATGGATTATGGCAAGTGGAAATATGAAAATAAAAAGAAACAGGCTGCTGCGAGAAAAAAGCAAACCGTCATTGTGGTCAAAGAAATTCAAATGCGACCAAGAACGGATCAACATGATTTTGAAACCAAAATGAAACATGCCAGAAATTTTCTTTTGGATGGAGACAAAGTCAAAATCAATATGCGATTTTTAGGAAGAGAATTGGCCCACCAAGAATTTGGTATGAATTTAATGAAAAAAGCGGTGAAGTTCGTTGAAGACTTAGCCCTGATTGAAACTTCTCCACGTTTTGAGGGCAAGCAAATGTTTACACTCTTGGCTCCAGACCCTTTAAAGATAAAAGAATATGAAAAGAAAAACCCAAAGGTGACCAAAGAAGTTCTCCCCGAACTCAAAGATGAACCTGAAGACCAAGAAGAAGAGTGA
- the thrS gene encoding threonine--tRNA ligase, with translation MSQISIILPDKSVKCFDQEPTVLEVAESIGPRLAKDTLGGKINGNPEVLDLRSKLKDQTQLQIVTVKSPEANEVLRHSCAHIMAQAVQKIWPEVKVTIGPVVENGFFYDFDSPFSFTEEHFEKIEKEMQKIIDANEPLVKRFLSTGEAISVFEKMSERFKVEIIKDLASKGETQVSIYDQGDWFDLCRGPHVQATGQVKAFKLLSVAGAYWRGDEKNPMLQRIYATAFADKKDLDLYIMQLEEAKKRDHRKLGKELDLFMFHEWAPGSPFFTGRGTIIYNQLVGFMRELYLEFGYQEVITPQFFDVSLFHKSGHYTNYKENMYFMKVDERDFSAKPMNCPSHCMMFHAGKHSYRELPLRIADFGRLHRFEKSGAMHGLTRVRTFCQDDAHIFCRVDQLQLEIENFMVMLNRVYKTLGMDNYKIFLSTRPEKRMGSDEVWDKAEGALSQALDKLGLPFTINPGDGAFYGPKLDIMFVDAIGRPWQLGTLQCDFNLPENFDLKYTGEDNKEHRPVMLHRAILGSLERFIGVFLEHTAGHLPPWLCPTQAVILNVTDRVNPFCLEIKEKLNQAKVRVEFDSRNEKLNFKIREAQMGKIPYMIIVGDKEAEMRKVSLRTKDGKMFQELDLDQVVKNLEQDIKNRNLISIYMQKQEVSH, from the coding sequence ATGTCTCAAATTTCTATTATATTACCCGATAAATCAGTTAAATGTTTTGACCAGGAACCAACAGTATTAGAAGTGGCAGAGTCCATTGGTCCAAGGCTAGCCAAAGACACGTTGGGCGGAAAAATAAATGGGAATCCAGAGGTTCTGGATTTAAGAAGCAAGCTCAAAGACCAAACTCAGTTGCAAATTGTAACGGTGAAAAGCCCAGAAGCAAATGAAGTGCTTCGGCATTCCTGTGCCCATATTATGGCTCAAGCTGTACAAAAAATTTGGCCCGAGGTGAAAGTCACCATTGGACCCGTTGTTGAAAATGGTTTCTTCTATGATTTTGATTCGCCTTTTTCGTTTACCGAAGAACATTTTGAAAAAATAGAAAAAGAAATGCAAAAAATCATTGATGCCAATGAACCTTTGGTAAAAAGATTTCTTTCTACCGGTGAGGCTATTTCAGTTTTTGAAAAAATGTCAGAGCGTTTTAAAGTGGAGATTATCAAAGATCTGGCTTCCAAGGGGGAAACCCAGGTCAGTATTTATGACCAAGGCGATTGGTTTGATTTGTGCCGTGGTCCCCACGTCCAGGCAACGGGTCAGGTAAAGGCCTTCAAGCTATTAAGTGTTGCTGGTGCCTACTGGCGGGGGGATGAGAAAAACCCCATGCTCCAAAGAATCTACGCCACAGCCTTTGCTGACAAGAAAGATCTAGATCTTTACATCATGCAATTGGAAGAAGCAAAAAAACGAGATCATCGAAAGCTTGGTAAGGAACTAGATTTATTTATGTTCCATGAATGGGCCCCAGGTTCTCCTTTTTTTACAGGCAGGGGAACGATCATTTATAACCAATTAGTAGGTTTCATGAGGGAATTGTATTTGGAGTTTGGTTATCAAGAAGTGATCACTCCTCAATTTTTTGATGTGAGCCTCTTTCATAAATCAGGTCATTACACCAATTATAAAGAAAATATGTATTTCATGAAGGTAGATGAAAGAGATTTTTCGGCTAAACCGATGAACTGTCCTTCACACTGCATGATGTTCCATGCAGGAAAACATTCTTATCGAGAGCTGCCATTAAGAATAGCTGATTTTGGCCGACTTCATCGATTTGAAAAATCGGGTGCTATGCACGGGTTAACGAGGGTACGTACCTTCTGTCAGGACGATGCCCATATATTTTGTCGGGTTGATCAGCTCCAGCTTGAAATCGAAAATTTTATGGTCATGCTCAATCGGGTATACAAAACTTTGGGAATGGATAATTACAAGATATTTTTAAGCACTCGTCCAGAAAAGAGAATGGGTAGTGATGAAGTGTGGGATAAGGCTGAAGGGGCTTTGTCCCAGGCATTGGATAAGCTGGGATTGCCTTTTACCATCAATCCTGGAGACGGGGCTTTTTATGGTCCAAAACTCGATATTATGTTTGTGGATGCCATTGGAAGACCTTGGCAACTAGGAACCTTACAATGTGACTTTAATTTGCCTGAAAATTTTGATCTTAAATACACAGGTGAAGATAATAAAGAACATCGTCCTGTGATGCTTCACCGTGCGATTCTGGGCAGCCTCGAAAGATTTATTGGGGTCTTTTTAGAGCATACCGCTGGTCATTTACCACCTTGGTTGTGTCCAACCCAGGCGGTCATTCTTAATGTAACTGATCGAGTTAATCCATTTTGTTTAGAGATAAAAGAAAAACTAAACCAAGCTAAGGTACGTGTGGAGTTTGATTCTCGAAATGAAAAATTAAATTTCAAAATTAGAGAAGCGCAAATGGGAAAAATTCCCTATATGATTATCGTCGGAGACAAAGAAGCCGAGATGAGAAAAGTGTCCCTACGTACTAAAGATGGAAAAATGTTTCAAGAGCTTGATTTGGATCAAGTCGTAAAAAATTTAGAACAAGATATAAAAAATAGGAATTTAATTTCTATCTACATGCAAAAGCAGGAGGTTTCCCATTAA
- a CDS encoding molybdopterin oxidoreductase gives MANFEHHELEVKPFQTSPKLKILIIALLGIGLLTFALGLFLNQERAWTSYLVSFFYFSCLGLGGLFFASIQHITKAGWSSSIRRYAEAMTSFVPFILIGGIVLIFGAKSIFPWTQSEVIHSSPLLEAKTAYLNIPFLAVRILVFALGWLGFKWFIVGNSLNQDQSGDPKLTLKNVGLSIAFVLFFALTFTLFSMDLLMSLSPTWYSTIFGIYCFSGLFQSTFAVLTLILIFLKRSGFVKGYVNVEHQHDIVKFMKGFTVFWAYIAFSQFMLIWYANIPEETEYYILRSQNGWLVISFLLLIFRFVVPFIALLPRGLKRNENHVIAVSILILMMQYLDIYWMVYPNFNEGLIQFGFWEVGVFAGFAGLFLFGLTTFFKKFSLVPLKDPRLHEAIHHHVTY, from the coding sequence ATGGCAAATTTTGAACATCATGAACTTGAAGTAAAACCCTTTCAAACATCACCAAAACTAAAAATCTTAATTATCGCTCTTTTAGGGATAGGATTACTCACTTTTGCTTTGGGTCTATTCTTGAATCAAGAAAGAGCCTGGACTTCCTATTTGGTTTCCTTTTTCTACTTTTCTTGTTTGGGTTTGGGAGGCCTATTTTTTGCGTCCATTCAGCATATCACTAAAGCGGGGTGGTCCTCTTCCATTAGAAGATATGCAGAGGCGATGACTTCCTTTGTTCCTTTTATCCTTATCGGTGGGATAGTTTTAATTTTTGGAGCTAAGTCTATTTTTCCTTGGACCCAATCAGAGGTCATTCACTCTTCTCCATTGTTGGAGGCTAAAACAGCTTACTTAAATATTCCATTTTTAGCAGTGAGGATCCTTGTTTTTGCTTTGGGTTGGTTGGGATTCAAATGGTTTATTGTTGGGAATTCTTTGAATCAAGATCAGTCTGGAGATCCCAAATTAACTTTGAAAAACGTAGGCTTATCCATTGCTTTCGTTTTATTTTTTGCTTTGACCTTTACTTTATTCAGCATGGACTTGCTCATGTCCCTGTCACCAACATGGTATTCAACTATATTTGGTATTTATTGTTTTTCGGGATTGTTTCAAAGTACTTTTGCAGTTCTCACTTTGATTCTTATTTTTTTGAAAAGATCAGGATTTGTAAAGGGCTATGTTAATGTCGAACACCAGCACGATATTGTAAAATTTATGAAAGGTTTTACGGTTTTTTGGGCCTATATTGCCTTTTCACAGTTTATGTTGATTTGGTACGCCAATATCCCAGAAGAAACAGAATATTATATTCTAAGATCTCAGAACGGATGGTTGGTTATTTCTTTCCTATTATTAATTTTTAGATTTGTGGTTCCTTTTATTGCTCTCTTACCTCGAGGGCTCAAAAGAAATGAGAATCATGTTATTGCTGTTTCTATCTTAATTCTCATGATGCAGTATTTAGACATTTACTGGATGGTTTACCCTAACTTTAATGAGGGCTTAATTCAGTTTGGTTTTTGGGAAGTTGGTGTCTTTGCTGGTTTTGCAGGTTTATTTTTATTTGGTCTAACCACCTTTTTTAAGAAATTTTCATTGGTACCGTTAAAAGATCCAAGACTTCACGAGGCTATTCATCATCATGTGACTTATTAG
- a CDS encoding cytochrome c, giving the protein MFIKLGLFPIILFLVSCNIDKSVPNIELVQDMMESPGVKPQESDPTAPNGIGLREPVKGTIPVGFISENLTDLAIVEKEIKNPLVGDMSKDVLMTGNKFYVTNCALCHGQKGEGAVEAKSSIGEFMALKPPAINNEKISSWTDAHIYFVISKGQGLMGAYDHHIPQKYRWQVVNYIRHLQKEAKK; this is encoded by the coding sequence ATGTTTATAAAATTAGGTTTATTCCCAATAATTTTATTTTTAGTTTCTTGTAATATCGACAAGTCCGTACCTAATATTGAATTAGTTCAAGACATGATGGAATCTCCTGGAGTTAAGCCACAGGAGTCGGATCCCACAGCACCCAATGGGATCGGGCTGCGAGAGCCCGTCAAAGGAACGATTCCTGTGGGTTTTATTTCTGAAAACTTGACAGATTTAGCGATAGTTGAAAAAGAAATTAAGAATCCTTTAGTTGGAGACATGTCTAAAGATGTATTGATGACTGGAAATAAATTTTATGTGACAAACTGTGCCCTTTGTCATGGACAAAAAGGTGAAGGGGCTGTCGAAGCTAAAAGCAGTATTGGTGAATTCATGGCTTTAAAACCTCCGGCTATCAATAACGAGAAAATTTCTTCTTGGACTGATGCTCATATTTATTTTGTTATTTCTAAGGGGCAGGGGTTAATGGGAGCTTATGATCATCACATTCCACAGAAATACAGATGGCAAGTTGTTAACTATATAAGGCATTTACAAAAAGAAGCAAAAAAATAG
- a CDS encoding DUF3341 domain-containing protein, whose protein sequence is MAKTVSGIAAIFEEENLVLSAARKSRDMGMTKFDAISPYPIHGMEEACGIKRSPIPYMTFGAGITGLLVGLFVTWYTSVADWPINVGGKPLFSLPAFIPILFELTVLFAALCSVAGLFYYSGIPRIDPPTIDPDLTSHKFAIFVPENEAGYNVQKLETFYKGLGASEVKKVMEY, encoded by the coding sequence ATGGCAAAAACAGTATCTGGAATTGCGGCCATTTTTGAAGAGGAAAATTTGGTTTTATCCGCTGCTAGAAAGTCGCGAGACATGGGCATGACTAAATTTGATGCCATTTCCCCTTATCCTATTCATGGAATGGAAGAGGCTTGTGGAATTAAAAGATCCCCCATTCCTTACATGACTTTTGGTGCTGGGATCACGGGTTTATTAGTAGGTCTTTTTGTAACTTGGTACACTTCGGTTGCGGATTGGCCGATCAATGTGGGTGGAAAACCTTTGTTTTCTTTGCCTGCATTCATTCCCATCTTGTTTGAGTTAACTGTTTTGTTTGCAGCTTTGTGTTCAGTGGCAGGTTTGTTTTATTATAGTGGAATTCCAAGAATAGATCCACCCACGATAGATCCCGATTTAACTTCCCATAAATTTGCGATTTTCGTTCCTGAAAATGAAGCTGGGTATAATGTGCAAAAATTAGAAACTTTCTATAAGGGGCTTGGAGCTAGTGAAGTTAAGAAAGTGATGGAGTATTAA
- the nrfD gene encoding polysulfide reductase NrfD, with the protein MIKRNQLILGNKNLKDITDDICAPVEKLPGKGWVALFLSAKSLLICYLFVLGFVMANGMGLLGVNHPNAWGTMIITFVFWIGIGHAGTLISAILFLFRQKWRTSVARTAEAMTVFAVMTAGLFPLLHTGRPWLDFWLFPYPNQRGPLWVNFRSPLLWDVFAVSTYATVSIIFWYVGLVPDFATIKDRAKNKARKLIYGILSLGWRGTARNWSHYEMLYLILAGLSTPLVLSVHTIVSFDFAVAGLPGWHTTIFPPYFVAGAIFSGFAMVVTLMTLVRIGFPQFKDYITIDHMEVMNKIIMSTGLMVGYAYATEFFIAWYSGNPYERYVFMNRAGLPGTSGDYAWSYWIMVCCNVVIPQIFWMKWARRSIPVMFVISIFVNIGMWFERFVITITSLHNDFLPSNWGNYAWSIWDAGVLVGSFGMFLTLFLLYLRLFPAISIAEIKPMLNVGRDDQKGGH; encoded by the coding sequence ATGATTAAAAGAAATCAGCTGATTTTAGGAAATAAAAATCTCAAAGATATCACCGATGATATTTGTGCACCTGTTGAGAAGCTTCCAGGAAAAGGTTGGGTGGCTTTGTTCCTAAGTGCTAAAAGTTTATTGATTTGTTATCTTTTTGTTTTGGGTTTTGTGATGGCAAATGGGATGGGACTTTTGGGGGTCAATCATCCTAATGCGTGGGGAACGATGATTATCACCTTCGTTTTCTGGATCGGTATTGGCCACGCGGGAACTTTGATATCAGCTATCTTGTTTCTATTTCGCCAAAAGTGGAGAACTTCAGTAGCCAGAACTGCCGAGGCGATGACGGTTTTTGCGGTGATGACAGCAGGTCTATTTCCCTTGCTTCATACCGGAAGGCCTTGGCTTGATTTTTGGTTATTTCCTTATCCTAATCAACGTGGTCCTTTGTGGGTGAATTTCAGATCGCCCTTGCTTTGGGATGTTTTTGCAGTATCTACTTATGCCACTGTTTCAATTATCTTTTGGTATGTGGGGTTAGTTCCCGACTTTGCAACCATCAAAGACAGAGCAAAGAATAAAGCCAGAAAATTGATTTATGGGATTTTGTCCCTTGGGTGGAGAGGAACAGCTAGAAATTGGAGTCACTATGAAATGCTCTATTTAATTTTAGCAGGCTTGTCGACACCCTTGGTGTTATCAGTTCACACGATCGTTTCTTTTGACTTTGCTGTCGCTGGTTTACCTGGATGGCATACTACTATTTTTCCTCCTTACTTTGTAGCGGGTGCGATTTTTTCTGGATTTGCCATGGTGGTAACTTTAATGACTTTGGTACGAATTGGATTCCCTCAGTTTAAAGATTACATCACCATTGATCATATGGAAGTCATGAATAAAATAATCATGTCTACGGGGTTAATGGTGGGCTATGCCTATGCGACAGAATTTTTTATCGCCTGGTATTCTGGAAATCCCTATGAACGCTATGTTTTTATGAACCGAGCCGGCTTGCCTGGAACTTCAGGTGATTATGCTTGGTCCTACTGGATTATGGTTTGTTGTAATGTGGTTATTCCGCAAATTTTTTGGATGAAGTGGGCGCGACGAAGTATTCCCGTGATGTTTGTTATCAGTATTTTCGTTAATATTGGAATGTGGTTTGAACGTTTTGTGATCACGATCACTTCGCTTCACAATGATTTCCTGCCATCTAATTGGGGAAACTATGCTTGGAGTATTTGGGATGCCGGAGTTTTGGTCGGAAGTTTTGGAATGTTCTTAACTTTATTTTTACTCTATTTACGATTATTCCCAGCTATTTCCATCGCAGAGATCAAGCCCATGTTAAATGTGGGTCGAGATGATCAAAAAGGAGGTCACTAA